From Leptodactylus fuscus isolate aLepFus1 chromosome 11, aLepFus1.hap2, whole genome shotgun sequence, one genomic window encodes:
- the LOC142185287 gene encoding beta-1,4-galactosyltransferase galt-1-like: protein MCSLKQLFLLACVLGLGFISYIYGLYGYNVLLQHTVQQRFLCIWRNDTSDLAQDTITPLKGNQTFIIAPYYDNREENLVRVLGIVHHTEVKKLCCYLYCEGQKDLYSVQASIDIHEDHFGFPFGLADIKCYQPPQCQASHLYFGDPSDTGVTSMPKFDIRNRERGQFSANFTVCISTVYGNYSNALQFIQTIEMYKLLGAQRVTIYVKDCSQLVEGILDYYSKEGTVEVVPWPIQNYLNLSRKWRHDNNNDGDIGYYGQLSTLIDCLYKNMYKSKYVILNDLDEIILPFEHMTWDSMMEKLQRENPGVGIFFFESHNFPQRDPNETFDIQSWKEFPGFNLLKFVRREPDIFNARKMIVNPREVFQISVHTVLKTTTAKTLDVPLKTALVHHCREPYQPNLKTSQLIDDPTIWKYNVSLVRNVNQVLEQISLRWKK, encoded by the coding sequence ATGTGTTCACTAAAGCAACTCTTCCTTCTAGCCTGCGTCCTAGGACTCGGCTTCATCTCATATATATACGGGCTATATGGATATAATGTCTTATTACAGCATACAGTCCAGCAAAGGTTCCTCTGTATCTGGAGAAACGATACCAGTGACTTAGCCCAGGACACCATCACACCTCTCAAGGGGAACCAAACATTCATCATTGCCCCGTACTACGACAACCGAGAAGAAAACCTGGTCCGTGTTTTAGGAATCGTGCATCATACAGAAGTCAAAAAACTTTGCTGCTATTTGTATTGTGAAGGGCAGAAGGATTTGTACTCAGTCCAGGCATCGATAGATATTCATGAAGATCATTTTGGCTTTCCTTTCGGCTTAGCCGATATAAAGTGCTATCAGCCACCACAATGCCAGGCCAGTCATTTGTATTTTGGAGATCCTTCAGACACAGGAGTCACATCAATGCCCAAGTTTGACATTCGAAATCGTGAACGGGGCCAGTTTTCCGCAAATTTTACAGTCTGCATTTCCACCGTGTACGGAAATTATAGCAATGCTTTGCAGTTCATTCAGACCATTGAAATGTACAAGTTACTCGGTGCGCAAAGAGTCACAATCTATGTCAAAGACTGCAGCCAGCTAGTGGAGGGAATCTTAGACTACTACAGCAAGGAAGGTACTGTGGAAGTTGTGCCATGGCCCATTCAAAATTACTTGAACCTATCTAGAAAGTGGCGTCATGACAATAACAATGATGGTGATATTGGCTACTATGGGCAGCTATCAACGCTGATTGACTGCTTGTACAAAAATATGTACAAGAGTAAATACGTGATACTCAATGATCTGGATGAGATCATTTTACCTTTTGAGCACATGACATGGGACAGCATGATGGAAAAACTTCAGAGAGAAAACCCGGGTGTGGGAATTTTCTTCTTTGAAAGCCATAATTTCCCTCAAAGGGACCCCAATGAAACTTTCGACATCCAGTCATGGAAAGAATTCCCAGGCTTCAACTTGCTAAAATTCGTCCGCAGGGAACCAGACATCTTCAATGCTCGCAAGATGATTGTAAATCCAAGAGAAGTCTTCCAGATTTCAGTACACACAGTCTTAAAAACTACAACTGCAAAAACCCTAGATGTTCCACTAAAGACTGCCCTTGTTCACCATTGCAGAGAGCCCTACCAACCAAACCTCAAGACGTCTCAGCTGATCGATGACCCAACAATATGGAAATACAACGTTTCATTGGTTAGGAACGTTAACCAAGTACTAGAACAGATATCTCTACGCTGGAAAAAGTAA